The following proteins are co-located in the Methylomonas sp. 11b genome:
- a CDS encoding glycosyl transferase family protein, with product MSLSTQEHPFAEFIKILGKGKKGARPLTQDEAYRAMQMILADGQVEPIQLGAFLMLMRVKEETCEELAGFVQAARESFAFESKVAVDLDWSSYAGKRRHLPWFLLSTLLLAENGIRVFMHGAGGHTQGRLYTENALQALGIKAATSIIEAGQQLEQDNFSYLSLEYICPKLYDMINLRPIMGLRSPVHTLVRLLNPFDATASIQGIFHPSYRQVHQKAALLLNQKHMAVLKGEGGETERNPDVECLVQSVNDGELNDETWPALFERRHMKAEDMDPQLLAQFWRGEFNDEFGEATVIATAAVALKLLGKADDQEQAQQLATDFWAARNRQRF from the coding sequence ATGAGTTTGTCTACCCAGGAACATCCGTTCGCGGAATTTATCAAGATACTTGGTAAAGGCAAAAAAGGCGCCAGACCCCTGACCCAAGACGAAGCCTACCGAGCCATGCAAATGATTTTGGCCGACGGCCAGGTTGAGCCGATTCAACTCGGCGCGTTTTTGATGCTGATGCGCGTTAAGGAAGAAACCTGCGAAGAACTGGCCGGCTTCGTGCAGGCCGCACGGGAAAGTTTTGCCTTCGAATCCAAAGTAGCTGTGGATCTGGACTGGTCGTCTTACGCCGGCAAACGCCGCCATCTGCCCTGGTTTTTATTGTCCACGCTGCTGCTGGCCGAGAACGGCATCCGAGTATTCATGCACGGCGCCGGAGGTCACACCCAAGGCCGTTTGTATACCGAAAATGCGCTGCAAGCCTTAGGGATTAAGGCCGCAACCTCGATAATCGAAGCCGGCCAGCAGTTGGAGCAAGACAATTTCAGCTATCTGTCACTGGAATATATTTGCCCAAAACTGTACGACATGATCAATCTACGGCCGATTATGGGTTTGCGTTCGCCGGTACATACTTTGGTTAGATTGTTGAATCCGTTCGACGCCACAGCCAGCATTCAAGGCATCTTTCATCCCAGCTACCGGCAAGTGCATCAAAAAGCCGCATTGCTGCTTAATCAAAAACACATGGCGGTGCTAAAAGGCGAAGGTGGCGAAACCGAGCGTAATCCCGATGTGGAATGCCTGGTGCAAAGCGTCAATGACGGTGAGCTTAACGATGAAACCTGGCCGGCCTTATTTGAACGCCGGCACATGAAAGCCGAAGACATGGACCCGCAGTTATTGGCGCAATTCTGGCGAGGCGAGTTTAACGACGAATTTGGCGAGGCCACCGTGATAGCGACTGCGGCGGTGGCATTGAAGTTGTTGGGCAAAGCCGACGACCAAGAACAAGCTCAGCAATTGGCGACGGACTTTTGGGCGGCGCGAAATCGGCAGCGTTTTTAA
- a CDS encoding PilZ domain-containing protein, whose protein sequence is MPTTENRAYRKNLTSQGLLYLGFEEHEIWVVNLSLSGLLAVLKVNPQVNDIKDIFNALQVSPIVDFYLPDMRLAGEAEMARAEATEDGFEIAIEFRNLSYDTDNLLYSRRAYRKNMTAPGHIVFNDTDYAFNTENVSVDGLMIRMLGRVEVPDGTVARFDYKHLNLEGEVKVVWIDHDDISTLMGLQYLHMQRDYIKGIPNFSHPPLEAG, encoded by the coding sequence ATGCCAACGACCGAAAATCGCGCCTACCGCAAAAATCTGACCAGCCAGGGATTATTGTATCTGGGCTTTGAAGAGCACGAGATTTGGGTCGTGAATCTGTCGCTGTCCGGGTTGCTGGCGGTGTTAAAGGTTAATCCCCAGGTCAACGACATCAAAGACATTTTCAATGCTTTGCAAGTTTCGCCGATAGTCGATTTTTATCTGCCGGACATGCGCTTGGCCGGCGAGGCTGAAATGGCGCGCGCCGAAGCGACCGAAGACGGGTTTGAAATTGCCATCGAGTTTCGTAACCTGTCCTACGATACCGATAACTTACTCTACAGCCGCCGGGCCTATCGCAAAAATATGACCGCGCCCGGCCATATCGTTTTCAACGATACCGACTATGCGTTCAACACCGAAAATGTCTCGGTGGACGGCTTGATGATACGCATGTTGGGCAGAGTTGAAGTGCCGGACGGTACGGTGGCCAGATTCGACTATAAGCATTTGAATCTGGAAGGCGAGGTGAAAGTGGTCTGGATCGATCATGACGATATTTCCACGCTGATGGGTCTGCAATACCTGCATATGCAGCGCGACTACATCAAGGGGATTCCTAACTTCAGCCACCCGCCGCTGGAGGCTGGTTAG